The Babylonia areolata isolate BAREFJ2019XMU chromosome 17, ASM4173473v1, whole genome shotgun sequence genome has a window encoding:
- the LOC143291617 gene encoding sorbitol dehydrogenase-like isoform X2 — MENVGAVLHGPMDLRMEKIKQPIIAENDVLLSMGSVGLCGSDLKYWKSGKCGRFELRQPMVMGHEASGTVMSVGAKVTSLQPGDRVAIEPGVPCRKCKLCRHGRYNLCPDVRFCATPPVDGNLCRFFSHPADFCFKLPEEVSLDEGAMMEPLAVAIYTCRRADVTSGSNILICGAGPVGLLCMMVAKSTGASSVVITDIDDHRLSMAKSLGADHVIKVKTRDPEELANQVQDVLGCKPDATLECSGTDFSMAAGIHATESGGSVVLVGRGSPTPQLPITLAATREVDIKGIFRYANCYPTALSILQSRAFDVTPLITHHFSLHETLRAFETAVTPETRAVKVMIHCDQ; from the exons ATGGAGAACGTGGGCGCCGTACTGCATGGTCCAATGGATCTGagaatg GAGAAAATCAAGCAGCCAATCATCGCTGAGAACG ACGTGCTGCTGTCAATGGGCTCAGTGGGGCTGTGCGGCAGTGATCTCAAGTACTGGAAGAGCGGAAAATGCGGGAGGTTCGAACTCCGACAGCCCATGGTGATGGGCCACGAGGCCAGTGGCACCGTGATGTCTGTCGGCGCCAAGGTCACCTCCCTTCAGCCAG GAGACAGGGTGGCCATTGAACCCGGGGTGCCGTGCCGGAAGTGCAAACTGTGCAGACATGGCCGCTACAACTTGTGCCCGGATGTTCGCTTCTGTGCCACGCCCCCTGTAGATGGGAATCTGTGTCGCTTCTTCTCTCACCCTGCCGACTTCTGCTTCAA GTTACCGGAAGAAGTGTCGCTGGACGAGGGCGCCATGATGGAACCTCTGGCCGTCGCCATCTACACGTGCCGCCGTGCTGACGTCACTTCCGGCTCCAACATACTCATCTGTGGCGCCG GTCCGGTGGGTCTGCTGTGTATGATGGTGGCCAAAAGTACTGGGGCCTCCTCTGTCGTCATCacag ACATTGACGATCACAGACTGAGTATGGCCAAGTCACTGGGAGCGGACCACGTGATCAAAGTGAAGACACGTGACCCCGAAGAGCTGGCCAATCAGGTTCAAGACGTGCTGGGCTGTAAGCCGGACGCCACTCTAGAGTGCAGCGGGACTGACTTCAGCATGGCTGCAGgcattcat GCCACGGAGTCTGGAGGTAGTGTTGTGCTGGTTGGGCGTggctcccccacccctcagctgCCAATCACACTGGCCGCCACGCGCGAAGTGGACATCAAAGGGATTTTCCGCTATGCCAActg TTATCCCACGGCTCTTTCCATCCTTCAGTCACGTGCATTTGACGTCACTCCGCTCATCACTCACCACTTCTCGCTGCACGAGACGTTGCGAGCTTTCGAGACGGCCGTGACCCCGGAAACCCGAGCGGTGAAGGTCATGATCCACTGTGATCAGTAG
- the LOC143291617 gene encoding sorbitol dehydrogenase-like isoform X3 gives MCVCFIFRTMIQFLHGVTKEKIKQPIIAENDVLLSMGSVGLCGSDLKYWKSGKCGRFELRQPMVMGHEASGTVMSVGAKVTSLQPGDRVAIEPGVPCRKCKLCRHGRYNLCPDVRFCATPPVDGNLCRFFSHPADFCFKLPEEVSLDEGAMMEPLAVAIYTCRRADVTSGSNILICGADIDDHRLSMAKSLGADHVIKVKTRDPEELANQVQDVLGCKPDATLECSGTDFSMAAGIHATESGGSVVLVGRGSPTPQLPITLAATREVDIKGIFRYANCYPTALSILQSRAFDVTPLITHHFSLHETLRAFETAVTPETRAVKVMIHCDQ, from the exons GAGAAAATCAAGCAGCCAATCATCGCTGAGAACG ACGTGCTGCTGTCAATGGGCTCAGTGGGGCTGTGCGGCAGTGATCTCAAGTACTGGAAGAGCGGAAAATGCGGGAGGTTCGAACTCCGACAGCCCATGGTGATGGGCCACGAGGCCAGTGGCACCGTGATGTCTGTCGGCGCCAAGGTCACCTCCCTTCAGCCAG GAGACAGGGTGGCCATTGAACCCGGGGTGCCGTGCCGGAAGTGCAAACTGTGCAGACATGGCCGCTACAACTTGTGCCCGGATGTTCGCTTCTGTGCCACGCCCCCTGTAGATGGGAATCTGTGTCGCTTCTTCTCTCACCCTGCCGACTTCTGCTTCAA GTTACCGGAAGAAGTGTCGCTGGACGAGGGCGCCATGATGGAACCTCTGGCCGTCGCCATCTACACGTGCCGCCGTGCTGACGTCACTTCCGGCTCCAACATACTCATCTGTGGCGCCG ACATTGACGATCACAGACTGAGTATGGCCAAGTCACTGGGAGCGGACCACGTGATCAAAGTGAAGACACGTGACCCCGAAGAGCTGGCCAATCAGGTTCAAGACGTGCTGGGCTGTAAGCCGGACGCCACTCTAGAGTGCAGCGGGACTGACTTCAGCATGGCTGCAGgcattcat GCCACGGAGTCTGGAGGTAGTGTTGTGCTGGTTGGGCGTggctcccccacccctcagctgCCAATCACACTGGCCGCCACGCGCGAAGTGGACATCAAAGGGATTTTCCGCTATGCCAActg TTATCCCACGGCTCTTTCCATCCTTCAGTCACGTGCATTTGACGTCACTCCGCTCATCACTCACCACTTCTCGCTGCACGAGACGTTGCGAGCTTTCGAGACGGCCGTGACCCCGGAAACCCGAGCGGTGAAGGTCATGATCCACTGTGATCAGTAG
- the LOC143291617 gene encoding sorbitol dehydrogenase-like isoform X1: MCVCFIFRTMIQFLHGVTKEKIKQPIIAENDVLLSMGSVGLCGSDLKYWKSGKCGRFELRQPMVMGHEASGTVMSVGAKVTSLQPGDRVAIEPGVPCRKCKLCRHGRYNLCPDVRFCATPPVDGNLCRFFSHPADFCFKLPEEVSLDEGAMMEPLAVAIYTCRRADVTSGSNILICGAGPVGLLCMMVAKSTGASSVVITDIDDHRLSMAKSLGADHVIKVKTRDPEELANQVQDVLGCKPDATLECSGTDFSMAAGIHATESGGSVVLVGRGSPTPQLPITLAATREVDIKGIFRYANCYPTALSILQSRAFDVTPLITHHFSLHETLRAFETAVTPETRAVKVMIHCDQ; this comes from the exons GAGAAAATCAAGCAGCCAATCATCGCTGAGAACG ACGTGCTGCTGTCAATGGGCTCAGTGGGGCTGTGCGGCAGTGATCTCAAGTACTGGAAGAGCGGAAAATGCGGGAGGTTCGAACTCCGACAGCCCATGGTGATGGGCCACGAGGCCAGTGGCACCGTGATGTCTGTCGGCGCCAAGGTCACCTCCCTTCAGCCAG GAGACAGGGTGGCCATTGAACCCGGGGTGCCGTGCCGGAAGTGCAAACTGTGCAGACATGGCCGCTACAACTTGTGCCCGGATGTTCGCTTCTGTGCCACGCCCCCTGTAGATGGGAATCTGTGTCGCTTCTTCTCTCACCCTGCCGACTTCTGCTTCAA GTTACCGGAAGAAGTGTCGCTGGACGAGGGCGCCATGATGGAACCTCTGGCCGTCGCCATCTACACGTGCCGCCGTGCTGACGTCACTTCCGGCTCCAACATACTCATCTGTGGCGCCG GTCCGGTGGGTCTGCTGTGTATGATGGTGGCCAAAAGTACTGGGGCCTCCTCTGTCGTCATCacag ACATTGACGATCACAGACTGAGTATGGCCAAGTCACTGGGAGCGGACCACGTGATCAAAGTGAAGACACGTGACCCCGAAGAGCTGGCCAATCAGGTTCAAGACGTGCTGGGCTGTAAGCCGGACGCCACTCTAGAGTGCAGCGGGACTGACTTCAGCATGGCTGCAGgcattcat GCCACGGAGTCTGGAGGTAGTGTTGTGCTGGTTGGGCGTggctcccccacccctcagctgCCAATCACACTGGCCGCCACGCGCGAAGTGGACATCAAAGGGATTTTCCGCTATGCCAActg TTATCCCACGGCTCTTTCCATCCTTCAGTCACGTGCATTTGACGTCACTCCGCTCATCACTCACCACTTCTCGCTGCACGAGACGTTGCGAGCTTTCGAGACGGCCGTGACCCCGGAAACCCGAGCGGTGAAGGTCATGATCCACTGTGATCAGTAG